A window of Rhododendron vialii isolate Sample 1 chromosome 13a, ASM3025357v1 contains these coding sequences:
- the LOC131313257 gene encoding protein kinase PINOID — translation MLQFQQRDSYETPCCYYSSETSSMSSSVDSCVSFSRLSFENLSLIRSESSPENNPSLKPHRSSDSSWRAIQTATFKRKAALGLRDFRLVRRIGSGDIGRVYLCRLASGDGGGVYAMKVVDKEVLAAKKKSERAETERKILKMLDHPFLPTLYAEFEASHFSCVVMEYCPGGDLHSLRHKQPYKRFSLSSARFYAAEVLVALEYLHMLGIIYRDLKPENVLVRSDGHIMLSDFDLSLCSDAIPAVESPHSSPDPLNSPTRRNTKLYPFSCLFRSKKIQTLTANRLFVAEPVAARSCSFVGTHEYVAPEVASGRSHGNAVDWWALGIFLYEMVYGRTPFAGETNEATLQSIVKRPLAFPTRSPSTAGEAHARDLISGLLLKDPASRIGARRGAAEVKTHPFFKGLNLALVRSLTPPVVPDAERQKKTTSGSGKKSTAFDYF, via the exons ATGTTACAGTTCCAACAACGGGACAGCTACGAGACCCCTTGTTGTTATTATTCAAGCGAGACCTCATCGATGAGTAGTAGCGTCGACAGTTGCGTGAGTTTCAGCAGATTGTCCTTCGAAAACCTCAGCTTGATCAGATCGGAGTCCTCCCCGGAGAACAATCCGTCTCTGAAGCCCCACCGGTCGTCGGACTCCTCATGGCGGGCGATCCAGACGGCGACGTTCAAGCGGAAGGCCGCGCTGGGACTGAGGGACTTCAGGCTGGTGCGGCGGATCGGGAGCGGCGACATCGGGAGGGTGTACTTGTGCCGGCTGGCGAGCGGCGACGGCGGCGGGGTATATGCGATGAAGGTGGTGGATAAGGAGGTGTTGGCTGCGAAGAAGAAGAGTGAGAGGGCGGAAACTGAGAGGAAGATTCTGAAGATGCTGGACCATCCGTTCTTGCCTACGCTTTACGCCGAGTTTGAAGCCTCGCATTTCTCTTGTGTGGTCATGGAGTACTGTCCCGGTGGGGACTTGCATTCTCTCAGGCACAAACAGCCGTACAAACGATTCTCTCTCAGTTCTGCAAG GTTCTACGCAGCTGAGGTTCTCGTCGCTCTAGAGTACCTCCACATGTTGGGAATCATCTACAGAGACCTCAAGCCCGAAAACGTCCTAGTCAGATCCGACGGCCACATCATGCTCTCCGACTTCGACCTCTCCCTCTGCTCCGACGCAATCCCAGCCGTCGAATCCCCCCACTCTTCCCCCGACCCCCTGAATTCCCCCACACGCCGTAATACAAAACTATACCCCTTCTCCTGCCTCTTCCGCTCCAAGAAGATCCAGACCTTGACTGCGAACAGGCTGTTCGTCGCCGAACCGGTCGCGGCCCGGTCGTGCTCGTTCGTTGGGACCCACGAGTACGTGGCCCCGGAGGTCGCGTCGGGAAGATCCCACGGGAACGCGGTCGACTGGTGGGCCCTGGGGATCTTCCTCTACGAGATGGTCTACGGCCGGACGCCGTTCGCGGGCGAGACCAACGAGGCCACGCTGCAGAGCATCGTGAAGAGGCCCCTCGCGTTCCCGACCCGGTCGCCGTCGACGGCGGGTGAGGCGCACGCGCGGGACCTGATATCCGGGTTGCTGTTGAAGGATCCGGCGAGTCGGATCGGGGCGAGGCGCGGGGCGGCAGAGGTTAAGACCCACCCGTTCTTCAAGGGCTTGAACTTGGCGCTGGTGCGGTCGCTGACGCCGCCGGTGGTTCCGGATGCAGAGAGGCAGAAAAAGACGACGTCAGGCAGTGGGAAGAAATCAACGGCGTTTGATTACTTCTGA